tatattcaaataattaattaaaaattctatattttattaattctatgacAAAGCAATGCTGTTTATGATTAAAGATTATTCATTAAACagtgataatataatatgaattaacatgtaataataaaatggaatTTAACATAAATCGAGTCTTTAACACCTCCATTAATCCatattttagaatataaaattataaattccaaattggatctttaacaaatatatataaattatgcgtcttttcgataaaattaatattaatatttaattatacgAAGGTTACATAACATagcaatattaattattggtagagtattttattatatgcatagtCGTATTATAATAACGTATTcgatctatcatattatttataattattagaacgaaatataaatgaaaatttattaatattcttatattcaaatatattaactattttaaaatataatttagttatacctcaaaactataaagtttaaaattaatagtgattaatctattattatgcCTTTATGATAAGTAAATTAAAGCGCATaaaacttctattaatactagttaattttaatacaaatgtaaaatacaaaaagagaatagtaaaacaattaaaacttaaaaaatattgtatatatagtgcaattattatatattattaaaaatgttagatgaataaaacatcttttatagatatcgtTGTGTCGTCGAActtcgatcgatattttttgaatctatattttatgacttcctattatatattggtaatatgtttaattaacaataaaatatattcattaaccTGAAGTTATATTATAACATAGATGAATAAtcaaaatgaattttattataattcatacccaacttcatatataatgttattattaaagTTATGTTGgcataatttaaattaaaacaaatatgatacaaataataagttttactaaataaaattttcattaaataaagaaacatattatgatatgcataattcaatatatcTCTTGGTTATCAAggcttatataataggcaattattatatagaaaatatttatattaatatttgtaatatatttattttaatcatattaaatcggcatgaacactcaattatatatattataacttataaaatatgttatacaACCCAATTCATATTAGCTTATCCCCATTTCGGGGTGCATATTTGGGCATCATATcttgattaaacatacgtgatggtacatatatttaattactGTTCAAGTTATAAAAAGTTAaattacaatataatatgtaaCCCTAACCCATACACGGGTCCCACAACATaataactatataaaaattatgcaaaaattattataaaaattacttatttccaaatagacaatttcttaaaatatatcaactattattactattcctgggATTATCACTACTCTTCGAATtacatattaatgattcattttcttctttattatttttattttttctcttaaatattgtttttgacCTCGTTtacgaaatccaaataacgaatactaatgtaaaatgttaagaaacatatgattttttgttaacgtttgcatatatttaatgcaaatagtttttaaattccttattatttaccttataagaaattcctaaaaaaattgctattgcaactaatatcgataaaattggaattaatttgcttgctatcgacgaacttgatgtaACTTCAGAAGCATGTTCAGAAATTATGTTTGTTATATCTGGAGTGGATGGGAAATCTTcacattcattttttaaattatcataaccATTTAATATAGTAATCAATGCATGAAAATAGGGTTTATCTTTAGTAATGTTATGATCTATGTTAAATTCTTCatatttttgaataaattGTCTAGCTTTTTCCGAATAGTTCGCGCAATTTGAGCTGTTTGTATCAAGCCCATTATATATGTCACATAATGtattaaatgcatcatataatcTAGATATAATGCTAATAtccatatttaaaatataataatttttatctataagatccttataacCATCAAAatcaataatataatttatattattagtatacTCATCACCAtccattatatatgtattataaaaatgctTTCTATTATCTTCTTTACTTTTGATCAGgcttaacatataacttaaccatatcaaaatGTATTCAACAATATCAATGTTTCCTTTTACAGTCATTCTAAACGCAGAAATATCCTTAAAAAATGcatcaaacaaatataaacatccagcattaattttGTCGAGATCATTATCACAACTATCACCAGTACAATACTCTTGgaaatattcattatttataaatttatagcTTTCATTATTCGaatcatattttaaattcgTCGTTACATTCTTGAACTTTTCACACTAAGaaatcatttaaaaacaattaataaaaacgtgtattattgaaaattttattaaaataaagtttaatgatatttatatataatacaatatcaaacAAATGTaaatgaaattattattattattattaaaaaatgaatataccACGTCCTTATTCATTGTAatggaattttatttttgatttgtaaattgagtagaatcatgctattttatatacactgcCCCTAATATGTGACGtaaatactttaaccctatatataacaactgtctgtagttaaatatattataactttttaataattaaattattatacataataaaataatattattagtaaAGAAATGTTCTATTCCTGTTTATCATAATTAgataaattaccttaaatagagggttacttaatacattttgattaaatatatatatgatgcattttatacaagaAATGCATTCTTACTAAAATTTTgtataactatattataaaaatgaatatacatttataatgaatttaaagtatgtttgaacatagaaaagaaatatatttatattttatgttttaatgattgcctttctaaaacttaaatactgtataaatataaaaaatgaaaattatattattactataatccttaaaagcatataaatagcctttttaaaaaatatattaaatactatatacttgtttctaataacatataatatagacttttctaaaattataatatttacaaagttgtattgttccattttctatccccaatacataaatttatattgtttttaattaatgtagataaattaaaaaacaattttaatgtgttaaataactttatttttattccaatataccttattggataattttataatatattttacgcataatttccaaggtttaaaacgacaattaacactgaacccgtatttataagcttaaataaatCTTTGGGTGtagattgtttttaaaatcatacttaataaatattaaatattaacacaaataattattgatgaaatttttaagtataatagaaaactatatgTATTAGGTTTTTATATTACCCTTTAgtaggagagagataagatatattttctcttttaatatataaattaaattgaatattcgttaaatattctacatacttaattttatcttatatattctactgtcatagttatcaatgtatatcattcaaataatttattaaaaattctatattttattaattctacgATAAagcaatgataatataatatgcgttaatatagaataatcaaatgacatttaacatgaattgagtCTTTAACCCTTTCACCAttgattcatatttttagaatataaaaccaaatatcccaaattgaatctttaacaaatatataaaaatgatacatttataatgtattattatttatcttttcgataatattaatgtttaattatatgaaggttcataataaaacattatttcaatattagttattggtAGTTTActagattatatgtataggcatataataataacacatcatatctataacataatttataattattagaataaaatataatattaaattttattaatatacttatattttttcttttaactatttaaaaaataatttattttttcctcaaaactataaggtttaaaaattaaagtgactaatataatattatacctttatggtaaataaattaatgtatatataagtatctctattatttgaatttaaaactttagcataaaatgaaactatataaaatcaaaaattaaaaggatagtatacatatatttataatgtaagtttttattaatatacatatttttattgattattaaaaatgttagaaacatcatgatattttatagactatgttatattgtcgattatcgatcgatattccatgcatctatattttatgaatatatattattacagttcagttggataacatgattttaattaaaatcaATATGCTACAAacaataagttttactaaataaaatatttcaccaaataaagaaatgtattgtatattatgatatgcataatccAATATAACTCTGGGTTAACATGTCTTATTTAAtgacaattattatatagtcaatatctatattaatatatacaatatagacattttattttaatcatttaaaatcgatatgaacactcaattatatatattataatttatgaaaaaatgttatgcgacccttttcatattaatgccAGTACCTcttttttggttgcatatttaggCTTCAGCtcgatattaaaaatgtaggatggtacatatatttaattactgttcaagttataaaaaattaaattacaatataatacttaaccctaacccgaatatgggttccacaaaataaaaactatataaaaattatgcaaaaattacttcgaaatggacaatttcttaaaatatatcaaccaTTACTACTATTCCTGGAATAATCACTACTCTTCGAATAATGtattaatgatcagtttcttctttatttttttagcatttctcttaaatgttgtttttgagatcgtttccgaaatccaaataacgaatactaatataaaatgttaagaagcgtaCGGTTGTTCGTTaatgtttacatatatataatgaaaataatttttaaatatcttattatttaccttataagaaactaccaataaaattgatgctgcaacaaatataattgcaattgtaattagtgtatttttaattattgaacTTTGTGAGCAAGCTACAAGCGATGGGACATTACCACATTTAACAcgattatattcattttcaaaaaatttataatcttTTAATAAACTAAACCATAGTTGAGAATAAGAATCTCCTTTAGTAATATCTAAAgcatttttatgtttttcatatttttcaaaaaattctcCAGCATTTTCTAAACATGTCTTGCATTGTGTTTTTTCTGGATCAAGTTCACTATACAcgttacataatgatttaaatggatcataaaaattagatatatctttaatattcatatccatcgattttattttattttctataacaTCCTTTTTAATCTTATCATCACTATTAACACCTATATTCTCATTATAACaactattttcttttatatgtttagtataaaaatcgtCTAATTTGGTGGTTccattttgtgttttttgatttagtttataacttaaccataaaatagcgTATTCAACAAGTTTATCACTACCTATATCTTCCTCACCAAACATATTTAGtaacaatataaaaccaGAGATAATCTTTAGTTCATCACTACTACAGTTATAATCAGGgcaatacatttttaataaatccaTAGAAATACCTATTCCCAAGTTGTTCGGATCATcaacaaaatatttatcaatATCATTAATTGATTTACactacgaatatattttgcaaattaaacaaaagaatgtattaatataaatattactaaaatgaaaattaatataatttataggaatgcaacatacgaataatataagaaaaaagatatataccACTTTATAagacattataatgaaattctgttataattttgagATTATGCGGGGTTAtgttgtttatatatattgcatagaatatatgttatatttgcTTAATCTCTTTACGTAGCACTTATCTTTCGTTAgacatattattcttaattttaacttcatataaaataataatacattagtattactaaaatcatattatacttattttatgacattTAGCTAAACTATCTTAAATAGAGGATTgcataatacattttatacaaaaaatactattcttATTACCATTTcatataactttattataaaaattaatgtacttttatattgaatttaaaaaatatatacatatgctttaatatagaacacaAACAACGTCATAAAACTCAAATATtgcacaaatataaaaaattaataaatctattattattagaatccttaaagtatatacttgtttcttataatatataatatagttttttctaaaattatagcattttcaaattaagttacatgttccattttctatacaaatcaaataatttatattatttttatttaatatagatatattaaaaaataattttaatgcgttaaataactttatttttatttctacaTATCCCAATTTAGAAGTATTCtctattgggtaattttataatatattttcccatcttttc
The Plasmodium yoelii strain 17X genome assembly, chromosome: 4 genome window above contains:
- a CDS encoding PIR protein, which gives rise to MNKDVCEKFKNVTTNLKYDSNNESYKFINNEYFQEYCTGDSCDNDLDKINAGCLYLFDAFFKDISAFRMTVKGNIDIVEYILIWLSYMLSLIKSKEDNRKHFYNTYIMDGDEYTNNINYIIDFDGYKDLIDKNYYILNMDISIISRLYDAFNTLCDIYNGLDTNSSNCANYSEKARQFIQKYEEFNIDHNITKDKPYFHALITILNGYDNLKNECEDFPSTPDITNIISEHASEVTSSSSIASKLIPILSILVAIAIFLGISYKYSLFGFRKRGQKQYLREKIKIIKKKMNH
- a CDS encoding PIR protein → MSYKVCKSINDIDKYFVDDPNNLGIGISMDLLKMYCPDYNCSSDELKIISGFILLLNMFGEEDIGSDKLVEYAILWLSYKLNQKTQNGTTKLDDFYTKHIKENSCYNENIGVNSDDKIKKDVIENKIKSMDMNIKDISNFYDPFKSLCNVYSELDPEKTQCKTCLENAGEFFEKYEKHKNALDITKGDSYSQLWFSLLKDYKFFENEYNRVKCGNVPSLVACSQSSIIKNTLITIAIIFVAASILLVVSYKYSLFGFRKRSQKQHLREMLKK